In uncultured Methanobrevibacter sp., the following proteins share a genomic window:
- the pgsA gene encoding archaetidylinositol phosphate synthase codes for MLNSLRPYLTKFLEPLASRLNINPNIVTVISPFLAIISAIFFASGNLIGGAIFILLSGFLDVVDGAVARYHDRASPFGAFLDSTMDRFADAIIFIGIIFGGYCHWFVGVLAIHSAITVSYVRARAESQGVECNIGIAERAVRMIILMLGAVIAAIFHSNVIFTYFIYILVILSYFTVGQRIFHVWKELNGPKKYRQKRLR; via the coding sequence ATGCTTAATAGTTTACGACCATATCTTACAAAATTTTTAGAACCCTTAGCTAGTCGATTGAATATTAATCCAAATATTGTAACTGTGATTTCTCCATTTTTGGCAATCATCTCAGCTATTTTCTTTGCTAGTGGAAATCTGATAGGAGGAGCAATATTTATCCTTCTCAGTGGATTTTTAGATGTTGTTGATGGAGCAGTTGCAAGATATCATGACAGGGCAAGCCCATTTGGAGCATTCCTGGATTCAACAATGGATCGTTTTGCAGATGCAATAATATTCATTGGAATAATATTTGGAGGATATTGTCACTGGTTTGTAGGTGTTTTAGCTATTCATTCAGCAATTACAGTCAGTTATGTAAGAGCAAGAGCGGAATCCCAAGGGGTTGAGTGCAATATAGGAATAGCTGAACGTGCAGTCAGAATGATAATCTTAATGTTAGGTGCAGTGATTGCAGCAATATTCCATTCAAACGTAATATTTACATATTTCATTTACATACTTGTAATCCTTTCATACTTCACAGTTGGCCAAAGAATATTCCATGTATGGAAAGAATTGAATGGACCTAAAAAATATAGGCAAAAAAGATTAAGATAA
- the radB gene encoding DNA repair and recombination protein RadB, translating to MKILSNMSNQEKISTNSPLDELLDGGIEKRTITQIYGPPGVGKTNICLNIAIGVAKRGKKVVYIDTEGGISVDRIRQISREDFDTVAKNIIVFEPTSFKEQEEDLGLIESWISSNSADVELIILDSAVALFRVEDDSTKSHLLGKQMQMLSALAINHDLAVLVTNQIYASFDEESEEDFSPVGGTIIQYRSKIIIELKREEGTNQRIALLKRHKSKREGLAVHFLITNNGIE from the coding sequence ATGAAAATATTATCAAATATGAGCAATCAGGAAAAGATTTCCACTAACTCTCCTTTAGATGAATTATTGGATGGAGGAATTGAAAAAAGGACAATTACACAGATATATGGTCCTCCAGGTGTAGGTAAAACCAATATTTGTCTAAATATAGCTATTGGTGTAGCTAAAAGAGGAAAAAAAGTAGTTTACATTGATACTGAAGGTGGGATATCCGTTGATAGGATTAGACAAATCTCAAGAGAGGATTTTGATACTGTTGCAAAGAATATCATTGTATTTGAACCTACTTCATTCAAGGAACAGGAAGAGGATCTTGGGCTTATTGAATCATGGATATCTTCCAACAGTGCAGATGTTGAACTCATAATATTGGATTCAGCTGTAGCGCTATTCAGAGTGGAAGATGATAGTACAAAATCACATCTTTTAGGAAAACAGATGCAAATGCTTTCTGCACTTGCAATCAATCATGATCTCGCTGTTCTTGTTACAAACCAAATCTATGCTTCATTTGATGAGGAAAGCGAAGAGGATTTCTCTCCTGTTGGTGGAACAATTATCCAATACAGAAGCAAAATCATCATTGAACTCAAACGTGAAGAAGGAACCAATCAAAGAATAGCTCTTTTAAAAAGGCATAAATCAAAAAGAGAAGGATTGGCTGTTCACTTCTTGATCACTAATAATGGAATTGAATAA
- a CDS encoding zinc-ribbon domain-containing protein → MTFCPSCGAERKEGSKYCHNCGYDFGNVSAELNSNSNSNTQATQNPIPNVQSENSHTISKILGYICAILIPLFGVIFGIYLITRDEEDAKKHGKLIIGLSIVIWFLSFIAMGM, encoded by the coding sequence ATGACTTTTTGTCCAAGTTGTGGAGCAGAAAGAAAAGAAGGAAGTAAATACTGTCATAACTGCGGATATGATTTTGGAAATGTAAGTGCTGAACTGAATTCAAATTCCAATTCCAACACACAAGCAACTCAAAATCCCATTCCTAATGTTCAATCTGAGAACTCTCATACTATTTCTAAGATTTTAGGTTATATATGTGCAATCTTAATACCCTTATTCGGAGTTATTTTTGGTATCTACTTAATTACTCGTGATGAAGAGGATGCTAAAAAACATGGAAAGTTAATTATTGGGCTTTCTATAGTAATATGGTTCCTTTCTTTTATTGCTATGGGCATGTAA
- a CDS encoding ribosome biogenesis/translation initiation ATPase RLI has protein sequence MSRISILDKDKCQPKKCNYVCMHYCPGVRMEEDTIVIDEKSKKPLISEELCSGCGICTNRCPFGAVSVINLPEALDEPIHRYGQNAFELFGLPTLKDGTVLGLLGQNGIGKSTIMRILSGELIPNLGNYEEEASWDKVIEYYKGSALQNYFKLLQAGEIKTIHKPQMVDQLSKVVKGNVKTLLTNVDERNKLDEIIDDLDLKNVLERDMQNLSGGELQRVAIAATVLREGDFYYFDEPTSWLDVRQRLNAVKVIRSLAEAGKSVLVIEHDLATLDAMSDNVHLLYGEPGGYGVVSGNKGVRVGINAYINGFLQEENVRIRKQPIEFSIRPPTPEDDGEVLSEYSDLKKEYDGFTLEAEAGKIYHDEIVTAFGSNGIGKTTFAKILAGVEKPSEGEILEKVDIAYKPQYIESDFDGTAQEFLYANAPTYGSNIFNSEIGRPLALDNLLDKKVKKLSGGELQRLALAVTLSQDADIYLFDEPTAFLDVEQRLIAARVIRKIIESRNAASLIVDHDIVFIDYISDRAMVFSGEPGLNGIASKPADLRTSMNQFLGDLDITFRRDKETKRPRVNKYDSYLDREQKEQGEYYYLKD, from the coding sequence ATGAGTAGAATTTCTATTTTAGACAAGGACAAGTGCCAACCTAAAAAATGTAACTATGTATGTATGCACTATTGTCCTGGTGTACGTATGGAAGAAGATACAATTGTAATTGATGAGAAGAGCAAAAAGCCACTCATTTCAGAGGAATTATGTTCCGGATGCGGTATCTGTACCAACAGATGTCCATTTGGTGCAGTCAGTGTTATCAATTTACCTGAAGCTCTTGATGAGCCTATTCACCGTTACGGCCAAAATGCATTTGAACTCTTTGGTTTACCAACCCTTAAGGATGGAACCGTTCTTGGTTTGCTTGGTCAAAACGGTATTGGTAAGTCAACAATCATGAGAATATTATCTGGAGAGCTTATTCCTAACCTTGGAAACTATGAAGAGGAAGCAAGTTGGGATAAAGTTATTGAATACTACAAGGGATCAGCATTGCAAAACTACTTCAAATTGCTTCAAGCTGGTGAAATCAAGACCATTCACAAGCCACAAATGGTGGACCAACTTTCCAAGGTTGTCAAGGGAAATGTAAAGACATTGCTTACCAATGTGGATGAAAGAAACAAGCTTGACGAGATTATTGATGATTTAGACCTTAAGAATGTTCTTGAAAGAGATATGCAAAACTTAAGTGGTGGGGAACTTCAAAGAGTGGCAATAGCTGCTACAGTTCTTCGTGAAGGTGATTTCTACTACTTCGACGAACCGACCTCCTGGTTGGATGTACGTCAAAGATTGAATGCCGTTAAGGTAATCCGTTCCCTTGCTGAAGCAGGAAAATCAGTTCTTGTAATTGAGCACGACTTAGCTACATTGGATGCTATGAGTGACAATGTGCATCTTCTTTACGGTGAACCTGGAGGATATGGGGTAGTAAGTGGAAATAAAGGTGTGAGAGTAGGAATCAACGCATACATCAATGGGTTCTTGCAAGAGGAAAATGTAAGGATAAGAAAACAGCCAATTGAATTCAGCATCCGCCCGCCAACACCAGAGGATGATGGTGAAGTCTTAAGTGAATACAGCGACCTTAAAAAGGAATATGATGGATTCACACTTGAGGCGGAAGCAGGTAAGATCTACCATGACGAGATTGTCACTGCATTCGGTTCAAACGGTATTGGTAAGACCACCTTCGCTAAGATATTGGCAGGTGTTGAAAAGCCAAGCGAAGGAGAAATATTGGAAAAAGTGGATATTGCATACAAACCACAATACATTGAATCTGACTTCGATGGAACCGCTCAGGAATTCCTTTATGCAAATGCTCCAACATACGGATCAAACATCTTCAATAGTGAAATCGGAAGACCTCTTGCTCTCGATAACTTGCTTGATAAAAAGGTAAAGAAACTAAGTGGTGGGGAACTTCAAAGACTTGCACTTGCTGTAACATTATCACAAGATGCAGATATTTATCTTTTCGATGAACCTACTGCATTCCTGGATGTGGAGCAAAGGTTGATAGCAGCTAGAGTAATCAGAAAGATCATTGAAAGCAGAAATGCAGCATCATTGATTGTAGACCACGATATCGTATTTATTGACTACATTTCCGATAGGGCTATGGTATTCAGTGGAGAACCTGGACTCAATGGTATCGCTTCCAAGCCAGCAGACCTTAGAACAAGCATGAATCAGTTCTTAGGAGACTTGGACATTACCTTTAGAAGAGATAAGGAAACCAAACGTCCTAGAGTGAATAAATATGACTCTTACCTTGACAGAGAACAGAAAGAGCAAGGGGAGTATTACTACTTGAAAGACTAG
- a CDS encoding L-threonylcarbamoyladenylate synthase, producing MKIFKMSSENPDMDLIGEAIDIMADGGIILYPTDTVYGLGANIFNNDAVKKIYEIKKREQSKPLSVLVQDTNSLELIADLNKDSRAIVDKWLPGPFTFILNKKKIVSPYVSASSKVGVRIPDYKIARLLASLFPITTTSANITNECTLSNPQDILKQIGNDIDLVIDVGDLGKAKPSTVIDLSSSKPTLLRNGFDSNDMDSIKDDLEKLI from the coding sequence ATGAAAATATTTAAAATGAGTAGCGAAAATCCAGATATGGATCTAATCGGTGAAGCCATTGACATTATGGCGGATGGGGGAATCATTCTCTATCCTACAGATACCGTTTATGGATTGGGAGCAAATATTTTCAATAATGATGCAGTTAAGAAAATCTATGAAATTAAAAAAAGAGAACAATCAAAGCCATTGTCTGTATTGGTTCAAGATACAAATAGCTTGGAATTGATTGCAGACTTAAATAAAGATTCAAGAGCTATTGTCGATAAGTGGCTCCCAGGACCATTTACCTTTATTCTAAACAAGAAAAAGATTGTGTCTCCATATGTCAGTGCAAGTTCTAAAGTTGGAGTAAGAATTCCGGATTATAAGATTGCCAGATTGCTTGCAAGTCTCTTTCCAATAACAACCACAAGTGCAAACATTACAAATGAATGCACATTATCCAATCCTCAGGATATTCTAAAGCAGATTGGAAATGATATTGATTTGGTTATTGATGTTGGTGATTTGGGAAAGGCAAAGCCATCTACTGTAATTGACTTAAGCTCATCCAAACCAACTTTGCTTAGAAACGGATTTGATTCCAATGATATGGATTCAATAAAAGATGATTTGGAGAAACTGATTTAG
- a CDS encoding pyridoxal phosphate-dependent aminotransferase, with translation MIQKKKYAKAAKIIPDGYESANHFFEAVFKDKEMIWMGQNTNELHIGHNDDVHKAMIDCIGSDEYCKYPPPEGFTELQSLILKDLDLEDLSIYVNAGATESLYLAMNAVLSPEDNVITPDPGYLIIDNFASRFANEVRQVKIYSEENNYKLTPKLVRENMDENTRVILLIDPLNPLGSSYTEEEIKEFAEIAIENDIFLLHDITYRDFAYNHTLCAKYAPDNTITCYSFSKIFGMAGLRLGAIISTQEVIDVVKSIIINDVGTNMIAQAGALAALKSKPEWIDRVRDTTFENQKIIKEAVDQCEGVFLPVYPSSANMMGIDLSGAGIDPEDMSSYLIEKKVFTRQGSYTSNTFGHNYLRVSYSIDPEKVKVFAREFVLAVEALRTK, from the coding sequence ATGATCCAAAAGAAGAAATATGCAAAAGCAGCTAAGATTATTCCAGATGGTTATGAATCTGCAAACCACTTTTTTGAAGCTGTTTTTAAGGATAAAGAAATGATTTGGATGGGTCAGAATACAAATGAATTGCATATTGGTCACAACGATGATGTACACAAGGCAATGATTGACTGCATTGGAAGTGACGAATACTGCAAGTACCCACCTCCAGAAGGTTTTACAGAACTGCAATCTTTGATTTTAAAAGATTTGGACTTGGAAGACTTAAGTATATATGTTAACGCCGGTGCAACCGAATCATTATACTTAGCCATGAATGCGGTTTTATCTCCTGAGGACAATGTTATCACACCAGATCCAGGATATCTCATTATTGATAACTTTGCAAGCAGATTTGCAAATGAAGTAAGACAAGTCAAGATTTACAGTGAAGAAAACAACTATAAGTTAACTCCAAAATTAGTAAGGGAAAATATGGATGAGAACACCAGAGTCATTCTCTTAATCGATCCGTTAAATCCACTTGGAAGCTCTTACACTGAAGAGGAAATCAAGGAATTTGCAGAAATAGCTATTGAAAATGACATATTCCTATTGCATGATATAACTTATAGGGACTTTGCTTACAATCACACTCTCTGTGCTAAATATGCTCCAGATAACACTATTACTTGCTACAGTTTCTCCAAGATATTTGGTATGGCAGGTTTAAGGTTAGGGGCTATCATTTCAACCCAAGAGGTTATTGATGTCGTAAAAAGTATTATCATTAACGATGTAGGTACAAATATGATTGCACAGGCTGGTGCACTAGCTGCCTTGAAATCCAAACCAGAATGGATTGATAGGGTCAGAGATACCACTTTTGAAAATCAAAAGATTATCAAGGAAGCTGTTGACCAATGTGAAGGAGTCTTTTTGCCTGTTTATCCATCAAGTGCAAACATGATGGGAATTGACTTATCCGGTGCAGGAATCGATCCTGAAGACATGTCTTCCTATTTGATTGAGAAAAAAGTGTTCACCAGGCAAGGTTCATATACCAGTAATACCTTTGGTCATAATTACTTGAGAGTAAGCTATTCAATCGACCCAGAAAAAGTCAAGGTATTTGCTCGTGAATTTGTACTTGCTGTTGAAGCCTTAAGAACTAAATAA
- a CDS encoding GNAT family N-acetyltransferase, whose translation MILKTERLILRPWKESDAECLYHFAKNPKIGPIAGWPTHKSVDESLEIIKTVFSKRETYAITIDDNAIGCVGLLFYPNTNHYWGDEGVELGYWIGEEYWGQGLVAEACKELIRHAFEDLKISKIHASCRYENHQSKRVLEKLGFKYYCDMKNTDLLGNETREMAMFLEKQEK comes from the coding sequence ATGATTCTAAAAACAGAACGGCTTATCCTAAGACCATGGAAGGAAAGTGATGCAGAATGCCTATACCATTTTGCAAAGAATCCTAAAATTGGACCTATTGCAGGTTGGCCCACACATAAAAGCGTTGATGAAAGCTTGGAAATTATAAAAACTGTTTTTTCTAAAAGGGAAACTTATGCAATAACAATTGATGACAATGCAATAGGATGTGTAGGACTTCTATTCTATCCAAACACCAATCACTACTGGGGAGATGAAGGAGTTGAATTGGGCTATTGGATTGGAGAGGAATATTGGGGCCAAGGATTAGTGGCTGAAGCATGTAAAGAACTTATCAGACATGCTTTTGAAGATTTGAAGATTAGTAAAATCCATGCAAGCTGCAGATATGAAAACCACCAATCAAAAAGAGTCTTGGAAAAATTGGGATTCAAGTATTATTGTGATATGAAAAACACAGATCTTTTAGGAAATGAAACACGAGAAATGGCTATGTTTTTAGAAAAACAAGAAAAATAA
- the pth2 gene encoding peptidyl-tRNA hydrolase Pth2, which produces MKQVMVVRTDIKMGKGKIAAQCCHAAIGAYKQADKEKIRKWENEAYAKVVLKAPTLQDLYNLRELARAKGVAYYLVTDAGRTQLPKSTVTVLGLGPDEDDVLDEITGDLKLL; this is translated from the coding sequence ATGAAACAGGTAATGGTTGTAAGAACTGACATCAAGATGGGAAAAGGGAAAATAGCTGCCCAATGCTGTCATGCTGCTATAGGTGCATATAAACAGGCTGACAAGGAAAAAATCAGAAAATGGGAAAATGAAGCCTATGCAAAAGTAGTCTTGAAAGCACCTACATTGCAAGATCTTTATAATCTAAGGGAGCTTGCAAGAGCAAAAGGAGTTGCATACTATTTGGTCACTGATGCAGGAAGAACCCAATTGCCAAAATCCACAGTAACTGTTTTAGGATTAGGTCCTGATGAAGATGATGTGCTGGATGAGATAACCGGTGATTTAAAGTTATTGTAA
- a CDS encoding DUF357 domain-containing protein — translation MKDLESEEKIAIDIAKLERNLKQVEDIKFKGKEKEVFDRAIDYWNDSKYYLEKKDTRTAFGCIEYSHGLLDALRMIHGLI, via the coding sequence ATGAAAGATCTTGAAAGTGAAGAGAAAATTGCAATTGATATTGCAAAACTTGAGAGAAACTTGAAACAAGTTGAAGACATCAAGTTCAAAGGAAAAGAGAAAGAAGTTTTTGATAGGGCCATCGATTATTGGAATGACTCAAAATATTACCTTGAGAAAAAAGACACAAGAACTGCTTTTGGTTGTATTGAATATAGCCACGGTTTACTCGATGCACTAAGAATGATTCATGGATTAATTTAA